The region TACAAATACCTATCGGTACTTTTCATAGATCAATATCTGGAAATGATGGAAGTATTGTTATCAATCAGGCAATCAGAGATAAACAATTTGAGGCGAAAACAGAATTTAATCCTATAAGTATTGAAAATAGAATTGATCTACAAAAAGCCAAATCTAAAGAACCTATTATCTGGTTATGGAAAGGGGGAGAAATCAAGAGAATTAAAGATTCTCTATTCCTAAAAGTAGCTTAACTTTTCTATTCCTAAAAAAATTAATTCAATACATATAGTATCTAAGAAATATTTATTCTAAATACTATTTCTAGGAATAAAACAAATAATACACCTGACATTGCAATCCTGCCATGAACTATTTCAGTTTTGCTTAGTCTCTCGAAAGACATGAACTAAAAACAAGCTAGTCGATTTATAACAAACTTAATAAAGAGAGCAAGTATCAAAAAATGCTTTTTCAGGTTAATTAAATTATTCAATTTTATTGATAAAAAGAAAAGACTACGGCCCAAAGGAAATGGTATATCTTACGACAGACAAAAAATAGTGTTATAAATAATCATAAAAAAAAGATTTAGTAATAAATGAGTCCACTCTTTAAATGCCTTGGCTGTGGACAAAATATCGAAAGATCAACAAAGACTTTTTGGAAAAAGAAAGGTCATATCCTTTGCTCTACTTGCCAAGACAAAATAGAGCAAGAAACGAGTTTTACTAAAACAAAATAGACTTAAACACTAAGGAATTTCTCAACAACAGATTTACTTAATTCGCTCGTTGGGCCATTAGCTACTATTCCACCGCGTTGCATTGCATAATAACGATCTGCTTGCCTAACGAAATGCAAATGTTGCTCTACCAATAAAACTCCAACCCCAGTCTCACTAATGATCCTTTTAACTGCTGACTCAATATCTTGAACAATATTCGGCTGTATTCCTTCGGTTGGCTCATCAAGTAAAAGCAACTTTGGTTTTCCAAGTAATGCTCGCGCAATTGCAAGTTGTTGCTGTTGTCCTCCGCTTAAGTCACCTCCTTTACGAGCTAGAAATTGTTTTAAAACAGGAAAAAGTTCATATACAAGTTGATCAATCTTTTTATGCTTTGCTAACCCTCCAGGCAAAGCTTCCAATCCAAGTTGAAGATTTTCCTCAACAGTTAGATAAGGTATTATTTCTCGTCCTTGAGGAACATATGCAATGCCGGAACGAGCCCTTTGATGAGGCGGCTTTCTATTTAGTAAATCTCCATTAAAAATAATCTCTCCACGCCGTGGAGTTAATAAACCTATTAATGATTTAAGCAAAGTTGTTTTACCTACTCCATTTCGACCAATAAGACAAATCATCTCACCTTGATTGATATTCATATCAACATCTCGAAGAATATGACTCTCGCCATAGTAGGTATTTAAGCCTTTTATCTGAAGCATAGTCATTCTTCTTCCTCCACAGATTTTCCTAGATAAACCTCTATAACTAAAGGATCTTTTTGTATGTCGCTCATAGACCCCTCTTTTAATACATGCCCTTGATGTAAAACACTAACAGGACAATCAAGTCTACGAATAAATTCCATATCATGATCAATGACTAAGACAGTATGATCGCCAGCTAAAGATTTAAGAAGATCAGCAGTTAAATCTGTTTCTTCATCAGTCAAACCAGCTACAGGTTCATCAACAAGTAAAAGATCAGGGTCTTGTCCAACCAGCATCGCTATCTCAAGCCATTGTTTTTGACCATGAGAAAGCGATCCAGCCCTGATATTGGCTTTTGATTGAAGGTTGACAATACTCATCAAATGGTGAATTTGATCTAAATGCTTAACCTTTAAAGTATTAATTAATAATGAAAAAGGAGTTTTAGGTCTGCTAACTGATAGAGCTAAATTGTCTTGTACAGATAAATTTTCAAATATCCTAGGACTTTGAAATTTCCTTCCAATCCCTTTCCGCGCTATACGAAACTCTTTTTGACCAAGCAACGATTTTCCTTTAAAAATCACATCCCCCTTTGTCGGTGC is a window of Prochlorococcus marinus str. MIT 0917 DNA encoding:
- a CDS encoding chlorophyll a/b-binding protein; translated protein: MSFERLSKTEIVHGRIAMSGVLFVLFLEIVFRINIS
- the urtE gene encoding urea ABC transporter ATP-binding subunit UrtE, which encodes MTMLQIKGLNTYYGESHILRDVDMNINQGEMICLIGRNGVGKTTLLKSLIGLLTPRRGEIIFNGDLLNRKPPHQRARSGIAYVPQGREIIPYLTVEENLQLGLEALPGGLAKHKKIDQLVYELFPVLKQFLARKGGDLSGGQQQQLAIARALLGKPKLLLLDEPTEGIQPNIVQDIESAVKRIISETGVGVLLVEQHLHFVRQADRYYAMQRGGIVANGPTSELSKSVVEKFLSV
- the urtD gene encoding urea ABC transporter ATP-binding protein UrtD produces the protein MNSPLLELKQISVSFEGFLALRDLDLVLNQGDLRAVIGPNGAGKTTFLDVITGKVAPTKGDVIFKGKSLLGQKEFRIARKGIGRKFQSPRIFENLSVQDNLALSVSRPKTPFSLLINTLKVKHLDQIHHLMSIVNLQSKANIRAGSLSHGQKQWLEIAMLVGQDPDLLLVDEPVAGLTDEETDLTADLLKSLAGDHTVLVIDHDMEFIRRLDCPVSVLHQGHVLKEGSMSDIQKDPLVIEVYLGKSVEEEE